ACCTTCACGTAATTCAGCAGGGCATGATGCAAACCAACTTCAAATTGGAGTCAAATCCCTACATCGACATCTCATTAGACGACGATTTTGGTTGCGCCCTGGCCTTTGCATCTGTTGAACGCGAATCGGAAGATCTCTCTGTTTGTCCTGGGACAGCACCTTCAATCCCTCACAAAGGATCATGAATCATGGAACATAAGCATGAAGAAATTCTGGAAGCCGTCCTCTGCGCCAGCGAAAACGGAAAGTATGCGCTGGACGACGTCAGAAAGCACTGCTGCGTGGATTTCTCTGATGAGGATATTGCCGAACTGGAACGCCAGGGCCTGCTGGTCTCCAGCGAGGGGAAAATCCTGTTTTCCCAAGAAGGCAAGGCCCACGCCGAGAAGATCATGCGTCGGCACCGCTTGGCCGAGGTACTGCTCAAGAGCATCCTGAAGCTCAAGAATTCGGAAATGGAAAAAATCGCCTGCGAGGTGGAGCACGCCCTGTTGCCCGAAGTGGAGGAATCCATCTGCACCTTGCTGGGTCACCCGGAGGTCTGTCCGGACGGCAAGCCCATACCCAAAGGCCCATGCTGTCATGCCGGACAGAGAACCATCAGCAACACGGTGGTCGGACTGAACGAACTGCAGCCCGGCGAAAAAGGCGCCATCACC
Above is a genomic segment from Desulfonatronum thiosulfatophilum containing:
- a CDS encoding metal-dependent transcriptional regulator; translation: MEHKHEEILEAVLCASENGKYALDDVRKHCCVDFSDEDIAELERQGLLVSSEGKILFSQEGKAHAEKIMRRHRLAEVLLKSILKLKNSEMEKIACEVEHALLPEVEESICTLLGHPEVCPDGKPIPKGPCCHAGQRTISNTVVGLNELQPGEKGAITYIKPGSHSNLQQLISLGLNPGVVVTVHRRTPAFCIKYEQTELALDDEIAKNIFVWKVLGGESNRSPTN